The genomic segment cacacaaaacaaacattCGGGATGAGAATGAAGATATCCCACTAGCCCCAGGGAGCTACTTGTTAGCCCGTCAGCAGAGTTAAGAAGAAACACTTCTTACAATGTCTCTCATACACACAGAACTGCCCGCACACATACAGGGGCAATGGGTTTAACATAATTACCAGTATAATCTGAGTTGATCTTCTATGTCTTACGCTATCCATTATTCTGAAATAGAGCCAACAGCTCATGCCAACATGGAATACCCTTTATCGCTGCTGCTCGAACTCGAATCTGATGGATTCAATCTCCACTCATCACATTGCATAATCCAGGATTACTGTGCATGACCTCAGTGGGTACACTGAACTGATACTCATTGCCTCTCACTCCTAAAGAGTTCTACTAAGCCTACAGTGGGAGGTTAGACAGactctgtgtgtgcgcgtgtgtgtgtgtgtgtgtgtgtgtgtgtgtgtgtgtgtgtgtgtgagagagagagagaaagagagggggaaaggaacCTACCTCCTTACTTCGGGTTAGGGCTCCTGGTGAGTGGTCTAATCCGGAAGGCTGTCCAGCTACTTTCTGAGGACTAGACCACACACAGATACAACACATTAGTACATTACTCTGTGTATGTCCACAAAGACAAAAACATAAACAAATCTGCAATACAGACATATTTGTTCGTatcacacgcactcacacacccCTCACACGCACCCCTAGCTCACCTCTGGGAGACTACGGGGGATTCGTTCAGTGGGGGTACCCCCCGACCCGCTGTGGTGCATTGTGGGGTGCTGCTGACCAACCCTCCTCCATGGGGCTGGCCCTGCTTGGGGGTCAGGGTCACGGCGGGGTCAGGGGTCAAGCCTACGGGGTCACCGATGTTGTTGTTCTCGGGAGAGGGGCCCGTACCATTACACTGCTGGGCCAGAGACTGGACATCCTCCCCTAGACTCTCCATCCCCACGTTCAACTCCTCCAGCTTCTGAATAGACCTGGGTAGAAAGAACACACAggttaatacacacacagacagacagacaggacagagagacagacagacacgcctCTGCCAGGCATTCGCCATGTCTCTTTAATAGTGTCAGTCATTTAAATATGGCCGATGTCTGCTCTGCATAATTAGATTGTGACAGTCGGAGTCTGGCTCTGCTCCAGAGACATACAGAGCAGGTACCACAGGAGCAGCTGGTGCTCAGGGCATTAATGACAGTTCATaaagaacagagaggagcagcagtGTTAAtttaaaaagtgtgtgtgtgggagtaggCAACCTTTTTATGCTTACATTAGAAATGTGCTATTTTTCAtggtttttcattttttaaaatgttttactgaAAGATCCATGATTTGGTGCACAtgaggtgtgtataatgattAATGATGGGGTGTATGGTGGAGCTGAGTGTGGTACCCCAGATGGTTGGGTTGGGGGAGAGACAATGATGGGTCCCTTGTGGcttcctccacccccacccccacgccCAACCCAACCCCCAGGCACATGCTGCTCCATCTGGGGTACCACACTCAGCTCCACCATACACCCCATCATTaatcattatacacacctcaTGTGCACCAAACTATAGACGCCCACCCGCAACACCACCACTATGAGCAcctcccccccaacacacacacaaaccaacctCCCCTTTCAGACCCTGTTACTGAAAAAGTAACGCGTGTCTCTCTAAGCATTAGTCAGCAGTTGTCATCTTGTCCAACAGGATACTACAACTGTCACATCTAGGCTTTGAACCATCCAGGCTGAGGCTAGATTCTCTCATTAAACGGTGTTTTCACTATAGTCGAGATGACATCATAGGGTCAGGCCATGCTCTCTAGTGATGGGCATTCCAAATATTTTCTGTGAGCTGGATCTTTCAGTAgttcattttttaaaatgaaaaaccaTGAAAAATAGCACATTTCTAATGTAAGCATAAAAAGGTTGCCTACTATTATGTCAGATTGTATATGTGAGTTCAAATACATTTTACCGGACGAAATTACATCTCTTGCAAAACAAAAGGAcccttttttttttaacacacCGCAAACATTTTGCATGGACCAGAATGAGGCTCTCACCTCTACCTACTGTTCCTGCAGTGAGGAATAACCATCTTCAGACATGTTTTTATAACTTATCTACAGATCATCGTTGTTTGGAACTCAAAAAGCAGTAATAGCAGTAGGTaaatcagggagccaaatgaacgtCTCTTTCACAGATGCGATTCGGTTCCAGACGTTCACCAAAAAGATCTGTTCAAAAAGAGCCGTTTGTACGCGAACGACCCATCACTAATGCTCTCCCTTCTAGACTGCAATGTGCATCAGAAGGCCAAATCTCTTTtgatctctcccccccccccctccctgcaTTATTTATAAGGTTTTATAATGACATCCTTAGTGGACCTTTCTTTGTCCTTTCCGATTTGTGATTTTAACTAGATTCAAAATGTTCCCATATTTTTTTATCATACTGAACCAACACTGTCCTGAATTTTTTGGATTTAACGTGTCTTTCCATTGCATCGTGTTAGGTCGAAGCCATGGGCTGTACAGGGAGGGGTATGTGTGTTCTAAATCGGCCAGGTTTGATTTAAACAATATGTTTAGCAACAACCCTTATTCCAAACCATTATTCCATCCATCACATGAAGTAACAACTAACTACATTACATAATGTAACATCTGACAGAATGTGGTCTGCCAAGAGGAGAGTCATTACAAGGTTTAAGACAAAACGGCAACTCATCAAACCACAGAAAAGCAAGGCAACCTCACGTTTGTCATATTGGTTTCAGACTTTGTGCTGTGCAGTGATGGGTGAACAACTGACCTATTGAGGAACTCAAGTCCTgtgctgtgtgtgtcagtgtgtatacACGTGGGCGTACAGGCCAGTGTCCACATTACAATCTCTAACCTGTTGAGGAACGTCTCAGTGAGGCTGTGCTGCGTGGCGTCTGTCCCGGGGACTGGCTGGTCAGTGTGTTGCACGCCTCCCTCCAGCAGCATCTGCTGGTAGAGTTGTCTCTGCTGCTGCTTCTGCTCCAGGTGCTGCTGTACTCTCAGACGCTGGCGGTAAAACTCCTCATACTTCTCTGTGGAGTCACGCAGCTGaggtaaaaacacacacacacacacacagtgaacatTACGTCATACAtacaacctgtttgttttcgctttgtcattatggggtattgtgtgtagattgatgaggacaaaaaatgtatttaatcccattttagaataaggctgtaacgtaacaaaatgtggaaaacgtcaaggggtctgaatactttccgaatgcactgcaaaTACACCGACATGCACTGCTGGTAAAACCCTTCCAACCTCTCAGTAGTCACACACACCATATTAAAATAAACCAAATTCATAATTGTTTGAAGTACAGCCAACTTCATACATAGTGCCATTCACATTCAAAGCCAGCTTTGTCCCCACACCCCTTCCCTCTGTAATTTCAGGGAGAGAGGAAAAAGACTGAGTGTCAAAGGTCTGAGGACACAACTTCCCCTACTGTGGCCTCTGCAGGTCCATCTGATAGGCATGAACTTCCACACCGACCAGGGGCCAGGCTGGCAGCATGCcaaagacgagagagagagggttggaagaAATAAGCTGTTCATGACGTGCATTGCCATCCCGCACCCTCGTTGACACAGGGACCACAGCCAGTGTGAAATCCAataacctcacacacacacacacacacacacacacaaacacacagtgtggCAGAAGGAGCCATAAACCAGGGTCTCATCTGAAGGTGAAATCACACAGTCTAATTTCCAATTCTGCTCCTGGTCTGTTGATCGGTCTCCAAGGTGACAGGCATGGCAGAGCAGGGCTGTTTATTCACACAGTCTGACTAACGGCTAGACAGGACAGCAGTGGcagggtagagcagagtagagagcaGTCTGATCTCCTCTAAGGCAAGGCTAGAGTTGAAGTGGAGTCAGGAGACTAGAGTCCTTTGGGCTGTACTGTGAGAGGACAAGAgacgagagcgagagaaagagagccgGTGACAGGTCTCTTGGCTGTAACTCAGGCCCTGTACGCCCCAGACgagtctcacacacacatcagacacaTATTCATCTCTAAGTCCGCCCTATATTTAGACTGAGGGAGAAGGCCACCATCTTTGAAAGTAATCCTCTCCACAGGCCACAATCCCAATCATCACACATCAGACTCCAGGGTTTATATAAACTGGGTAAAAATTGTTGCCACCTCATGCACTTATTTTCTAGAAATCTGTATCTTTTGCAAGACAGACCTGGTTACAtctcatcttcctctcctccatcaggTATTTTAcctcattcctctctgcagagcCTGGTGACGGGGCGTCCTCTCCAGGGGCGGAGGCGGGGCGCAGGGTGCCTGAACTCATCATTTTATCCACGGGCGTGTCAGTCCTGGAGCTAGGAACAAGAACCAGAGAGACTACATTAACTACTACTCTAATGCACTACCAGACTAGCCTGAGTCCCACATATGTCTGTGTTGTCTTGCCAACACCAATCACAGCAATGGAGTTAGcaagacatcaaatcaaatcctaGTTTACTCATCACGTGCACAGCAGGTGTAAACGGTCCAGTGAAATGCAAGTGCAGAGAGAGGGTTGCAGGGTACAAACAGATCTAGGGCTCAATCTAATACAGTACCAGACAACTCAGATATTCCCTACTGTCACACAGCTACTCCCTACTGTCACAGTGTTCGCATAAGTGGATGTTGTTGAGCAGTAGAAAACGTCAAGATAATCACTGAGCTTCTCCTTCAACAGTAGTCTCCAGTGTTTTTCTACCCCGCAGGCTAATCAACAGTCTACTTCAGTGGCTAGGCTAAATCAAACAGGTTCAATCATGTAATTACTTGGCCTACTTAGCCAATGTTTGGGGATTATTCTAGAGGGGAAAATGACTAGGTAGAGTGCATCATCCTGGTGGGTACTACACATTAATGGTAGAGGAGTTAAATTCCCCACTTACAATGTAAAACACATTCTAGACCTTGATGTTGAAAAGCGCTACCTGAATCCAACCCGTCCTGCTCTCACCTCTCAGGCGACTCCTCAAAGATGCTGTGGCAGTCGGAGCTCTCCAGCATCAGACTCCTGCTCAAACTCTGGCCCCCTGTGTGGTAGTTAGCGAAGGAATGAGACATGGGGGACACCCCCTTCCCCCCCGCCGTGTCCCCCCCCGGGCCCCTCTTCTCCTGGCCAGACAGACCGTACGACAGCCCGTCCAGGGCCGGGTTCAGGGAGCGGGACATGTAGGTGTCGGCGGACTGGGGACGGCGGAGAGGCGAGGAGGGGTAGGGGGACAGCTTGCTGATGAGCGGGGTGAGGAGGTCTGCGTAGCCGGCCTTGGCGGGCTTGACCAGGCGGTCCACGTGGATCTGGAGCAGCTTCTGCTCGAAGGCGCAGGAGAAGACACTGTGGGACAGGTTCTGCATCCAGGAGAGTAAAGAAAGGTCCAGGTCATCACAGCCGTTCCCACACAGCATGTCCACCCCCAGGAGCACCTCGCCCTCCGTGATCTCCTCGCCTGTCGCCTTGCTCTGGAGACAGAGGTAGTCAATCCGTCAATCTATCAGCCAATCAATATATCAATCAAGCACTCATGCATTGAATGAATCaattattcattcattcattcattcattcatttaatcAAGCAAGCAATGAAATCATAACATCATATTAAACTAAAACAGTCATATCAAGTGATGGATAGAATCTTATAGGTACTTTGTAAGTACCTGGCAGAACTCGACACAGCACTCGTACAGAACTCCTTTAATGAGGAGCTGGAAGAGGCGGTTCCCTGAGGCTCTGAACCCCGCTTCGCTCAGCTTCCTGTCTGCAGGGATGAACTCTGCCACCATGGTGCACGCCTCCTCAAAACACTGCACCCGCGCCGTGCTGGGGTTCCAGTCCTGGAGGGGAAACACTATactgtttagtcatttagctaaAACCCAAAACATGATGACACCTTTAAAATGTCTCAGTGTTATCTCATAGCGATCCATTTTGAGATAGTTGGAAAACTGCCACATTGATATACATCAGATACAGCATTATGAGATAATAAGTGCTATCTCAAAATGTTATAAAGTGCTCATACATGcttataataatgtaataatgccTTTTGATACCTGCTTTCAGTAAACTGTTACCAAACCTTCTTCAAAGTAAGTATTAGAATCAATCACTGTGCTAGAATAACAGAGTACGATTCAAAAGGTCAGATgctatataataataatcataataatatatattattataatatgatATATTATGCCATAAATATACAAATGTGTCATGCCTTGAACTCAGCGTGGTTGGTGAGCCGAGGCAGGGTGAGGAGCAGACATAGCTTGCTGTAGTCATCCTTAGAGGGACAGAACTCCTCCAGAGCATGAAGACACTTCACCGCCTCCTGCATGGTGAACtccaactgagggagagagggatgcagggtggagagagagagaggtagagggcagagggagaaagaaagagagagtggattTTGGGCCACATCAGATTCACTCATTTTACGCTCACATGTAGCAGGACTTTGATTCAGTCTAGAAGGTttgcaataaataaaaaaaagggcTTTGATCATATTTATTCATTTCTAGAGGCAATGTAACACTATCATCCCCAGTCCCTCCCCTCTAGACTCAACATTCccgcagagacagagagaggggggatgaaaaTTTATGTTTTGAACATCTAAACCCAGAATGTCTGTAGATCCTGTAGAAGAGCAGCTATCTGTTATCGCTCTCTGAGGCTTAGATTCTAAATATCAGGGTAGAAGGGCTTAGATCTCTATCATGTCCAAGGAGAAACCTCAGAAATAAGAAAATGTCAGTGTTTCTTTGACCTGCTTCGAATAAATGTGTAAAAGAGATTTCACGAGATCTAACTTAGACCTAACACAATAAACACGTAGAAACGTGTTAAATCAGACTCACATGTCACACACAGTTCCACACTAACTCATGAAGAGCTGGGCTGACAATCtgacacacttatacacacagacacagctggctTGAGGAGCCCAGACTAATCCAGTCAGGCTACACAAGCTGGATTCAGATCTACACTGTCTGTGACTAAGCTAATATAGGACGATGGGTAGAGAAAGCTCAATGAATGTGTGTGGGCTAGGAGAAAATGAGGCAGTGTGACAGAAATAGAAAAGAGGTAGATGGAAAAAGAATTGATTCGTTGCTATTTTGTTTGCTCATTCAGAAGGAGACAGAGGAAAGGAGCCAGAAACAAAGACAGGGAGATGGAATATGTAAAGGCAGAAAGACACTAGAACAACGTGGAGAAGTGCGAGAGCGAACCTATTCTTTGCCTGTTGACTCACATGTTGTGGCTCGTCCTCAGCAGACATGGCATTGTTCACACACAGGGCCTCCAGAAACTTCTGCTTCAGGACGATGTAACGGAACCTATGACAAGACAACACAGCTCGACACAACAATAAAATATAGCCCCAGAGCTGGGTTGTCTCAtcctacagtatgtatgtgtcAGTAAAGTAATTCAAACCCAGTATCTGCCTGAACATTCTAGCCTGGGTGTCAGTTTGCTAACGTGTTGTTGTTTGACAAGGCAATAATAGCACTGCTAACTGCAGAAATTGTCAGGTATAGTCAGACTACATACATTCATTTCTGACCACAGAATTAGTGTTGTATCAATGCCTCACCTTTTCCTGTCAAACGTGTCCATGCACTCCAACGGCTGAATGAACTGGAGAACCTCGTCCCACTGCCCATCCAGCACCAGTTGTCTGGACAGAGATAAACAATACACAAACAAGTTAGTTATAGGGCCGGgtcgataccagtatcgcaatattttttccatgccaaaaatgaaaacatgaagcaggccaaactctttggtccataaaaaatctgctgtATGTACAATATTGGGtactatagcttggaaaataaatacatgtgactctggatgacaacataatggctgttttcctaaagaagttaaatcggcttcgtgttttgtttccttgccacgatactaacgagtatcgcgataATGGTAATTGTCCCTGCCCCTAGTAGTTCATAAATCTGATGTAAAATGCTAAATAAAGTGTATGATCTTTGTGACAAATTATGCGGCACCTATTACGTGCTCTGAGCCTATTCACACTAGCCAGATAATTTCAGTAAAAACAAAACAGAATAAAAATAAACTAAACATGTCAACAAAGGGTTCTCTAGTGGGGCCCTCTGTGTGAAAGGGGCCCAACTCCAATCCCATCAGGCAtttcacacacacagatgagTGGAATGCCAAAGAGGTCTACACTGCTGGCTGACATTCAAAGGTCCACTCCAATCCAGCATAGAGGTGGTCTAGATCATTATTGCAAGAACAAAGGAAATGATGCTACCCTTTCTGAACATTGTTAGTGTTTCAGCGTTAATTTAGCAACAAGTGACCTATTCATATGAGACTGAAAAATGACACCTGCATGAAGTTGATGAAAATGCTTTGGAAAGCTGAACAGCAACAATCTCGTCTAATTAGTCTGTCAACTGTTGTATCGCAGCAAACACTTATGGAGGTGTCCTGATATGCTATGGGTGAGCCAGACCTTTGTCATTCCAAACCTAGCCATGTAGTAAGACCCAAACAGTAATGTCAGGGTCATATTcagtagggcacaccgtagcaaaacattttgcaactgaAAATGAAAAGTTCCTTATTGgataagtccaggtagtccctccctgttttaatcttcttctttttttgttggtgcctaatgaatacgacccaggtgtACCTGAGGAAGAGCATATCGTCAGAGTATAGTCCGTTGATGACTCCGCTCTCTTTCTCCAGGGCCAGCATGCTGATGTGAAGCTTCCTAGAGTTGAGGAAGTCCAGGATCACCTTGATGATCTCCACCTCCTTCACATTGATGATCTCTTCTGCTGTCATGGCGATGAcgggctgacacacacacaacaaaactCAGGGTGAGTATACAAACTGAGGCTCTCTTGTTGATCGTAGGCAGCCTAGTATCTGTCTGGTTAACtaaacgtagcaggcgtaaaagaaacgcctgaGCGGGTCCCTGCATCCGGTTTTCAGAGGAAAAGGAAGCTAGGTTGAACATACTGTATCCATGAAAACCGGATATTTTTATCTGACCCTGTTGAGGTTGCTGTCTGGTAAACAATCAATTCCTAATGTAACACAATGTCACTTTATTGCCACACTGTGTTCAACcaattatttttttgttccagATATTTACTTGGCCAACAACTGTTACAACTGACCTTGCTTTTGAATTTCAAGAAGTCTAGTCGAATTTATTTCAATTcctacctacaaacaagcacagGAAATCTAGGACCTTCTCTGTGCACCTACTTAATGTGGACAAAATGAGGAAAGCCTCAATTACACCTAATGGAATCAAGCCCCAACTCTCTGGCTACTGTGATTAGCAGAAGGTCAGTGTCAGTACAAAGTCTGCAGCAGAGAGTAAATCCAATCACCCACACAGCTGTGTTATTAATTATgcagtaacagacagtaacacaTTATGGACTAGGATTGCATTAATGTATTGGGGGGTGCCACCGGAATGCTGACTAAGGATTTCGATAACTAGTTAGCCTATGTCAATAGTCCTGCTATCTTGGTGTTGCACTGCAACCTGCATTGTTGACAAGGTGTCCAAGCAAGTGGTTGCTCAAAACATACTGATACATGCTACATCCTTCGACTTTTAAATTGATTTAGTTTACGAATACACTTACGTGCAGTCAACAAATAATATTGCTAGATATCGGACAATGAACTGTACAGGCCATTCAGAAGAGAAAAGGAACAACCAAGCTGCATGCAGATCATGCCAGATGCACTGCTGGTGACAATGACAGCAGCAGTGGCAACAATTTAGCAGCAAGGAAACTATGCGTATCTCCTAAACATAAAGGATGAGCTAAGTATTACTTGTCGGGAAGGGTTCCAATAAACATCTATTTACAAtatataactagctagctagttagctagccatgTAGCTAGGCACTGCAGCTATGGGTGGGGTTCAAACacaaattagctagctaactgctaGATaagtagctacagtagctagctacttcacaccAATCTGTTCTTGTCCTATGTTATAAAATAAACGACAACACAAGCTATGTGTCAGAAATATTAgcaagctaattagctagctagcagccaaTGTTAGCTGGTAGCTACATACCAGGAGTACTGTTGTCAGGAACGCACACCCAAAACCGCTAACAGATTTAGATCATGACAAGCAGCCAGCCAACAAGAGAATGGCTAATCAGGGTGcattcattacgccgattctattgcaaaacgttttgcaacagaaaccgtttactccaaacgctcTTCAACGTCACGTAAAAGCTGTTGGGTTCATAAATGGaagttgtagctagctagttaattttTATGTTATTGTTCCACGATTTGCCATTCCAATCTGAATTGTCTACGAAGTGTTTGGCACGAACTGCACATCTATTAATGATCGATTCTTCCATGCTCTAAAGTGAAGTGAAGTCAGCGGGATTCCAACTTTTTCCAGCCGCTTATTTATTTTGAAGAGAGACACCACTGAACTACAACTTCCGTTTAAGAACAAAACAGAACTCAATAGCGTTTGGAGTAAACGTTTTGCAACATAAttggcgtaatgaatacaccccaggccaATCGCTAGAAGTGAATCATCCGCAAGCAGCACAGGCGGGATGGGTGGGGAGCGAGGCTTCCCACGCATAACAAACAAACACGCTCCCAAATGCGATTTAAAGCGCACCTTGGTCTAAAAATACATGGGCTGAAAACACGCTCCTAAATTTGTTTCTATGTTGTTGAAAAAGCGTAGCTTGTCACGGCGATCCTGCTTCGATGATTTTCTCCTTCCTTTCTCTGTTATCTTCTCGGTTCTGCTGCTGCTACCCAGCCCCTTCGGTTGTCAAGCGCACCGCTTCGTCTACCAATCAGATCCCAGCATTTTCACAAGGGCGCCCCCAGGCATCTCTTGTCTTGCAAGTCAAAACCACACAGCTTTCGGTACGAATCAACATTCCTGGCTACTACCATCCATCGAGCATGCGCTTCAAGTATAAGCGTTGTCTCAAAGTCCAATTATGCCACTTTCAATGAGATAATAACTTGTAAGGGTGTGTCACTTCCAAGACAATATTTGATGGTGGATGGATAAGACTaatgcctcgatcacaccgacagtgtactgcattttggtacacccgaagtacattaatttccaatggagcgctgcgtttgccttgcagcattgcgttgcagaggcaatTGTAgtacgttctgtgtggtgcatacgttggatttatcgatgTATGTGTCAAACTGTATGTGTAGACAGCTTGAAGCTCTGATCACACCGACAGCATTTTTGCGCAAAATGTTATGCAGCATCacctggatatgtgtgcaacaaaagttaaacattcaccttctgctaccatttctgtcaagccgtctatgcATACAGTTTGAAGCATACATTCGAACGTATgaaccacacagaacgcactgcaactgcctctgcaacgcaatgctgcaaagCAAATTCAGCTttcattggaaattaatgtacttctAGTGTACCTAAATGCAATGACCGAGGCATAATCCTCATGCCTTCACTGCCCAGACTAGATGGTGTGTTCCATTTGCTTGTAGGCTAATAGCAGAATCACAGTGGAACGTtcaaaagtggtcctctgtagctcagctggtagagcacggcgcttgtaacgccaaggtagtgggttcgatccccgggaccacccatacacaaaaattgtatgcacgcatgactgtaagttgctttggataaaagcgtctgctaaatggcctattattattattattaaatgcttGAACAACATGCCCCCCTGAAAAGGCTTTAAAAGTATTAAGACAGACAGTGATAAGAAGTAAATCTGGTTGGTAGACTATTATTCTTAACCGATAGCTTTCAGGTTGCTCTTGAACGCAAGAGAGGAAGACTAGTGCTTTACTTCTCAATCATTAGGTGACACCTAGTGGTATTAACAAAGGTGTATTCAAAGGACTATACTTTTTATGAGAAATGATGTAACAAAATGACAAACGGTTTATCTTGATATTTTACCACTGGTATGTTCTCCCTGTATGTAATCCTATGCCTCTTCCATGAGGTTTTGACCTTTATGGCACAGAACCTGCGTTTGTTTCCCCTGTGGCCTCGGGTTGCAGGTTCAAGACCCACTTGTTCTGTAATGAAGTAACTGGATATTGTGCTGTAGGAAATGTGAACATTTAGCACAACAAAGAATCCAAATCTGAGCTAGCCTAAAATGAGATTCAAGTGGATAACCCGGCTTCAAAAACAT from the Coregonus clupeaformis isolate EN_2021a chromosome 14, ASM2061545v1, whole genome shotgun sequence genome contains:
- the wdr47a gene encoding WD repeat-containing protein 47, translated to MTAEEIINVKEVEIIKVILDFLNSRKLHISMLALEKESGVINGLYSDDMLFLRQLVLDGQWDEVLQFIQPLECMDTFDRKRFRYIVLKQKFLEALCVNNAMSAEDEPQHLEFTMQEAVKCLHALEEFCPSKDDYSKLCLLLTLPRLTNHAEFKDWNPSTARVQCFEEACTMVAEFIPADRKLSEAGFRASGNRLFQLLIKGVLYECCVEFCQSKATGEEITEGEVLLGVDMLCGNGCDDLDLSLLSWMQNLSHSVFSCAFEQKLLQIHVDRLVKPAKAGYADLLTPLISKLSPYPSSPLRRPQSADTYMSRSLNPALDGLSYGLSGQEKRGPGGDTAGGKGVSPMSHSFANYHTGGQSLSRSLMLESSDCHSIFEESPESSRTDTPVDKMMSSGTLRPASAPGEDAPSPGSAERNELRDSTEKYEEFYRQRLRVQQHLEQKQQQRQLYQQMLLEGGVQHTDQPVPGTDATQHSLTETFLNRSIQKLEELNVGMESLGEDVQSLAQQCNGTGPSPENNNIGDPVGLTPDPAVTLTPKQGQPHGGGLVSSTPQCTTAGRGVPPLNESPVVSQSPQKVAGQPSGLDHSPGALTRSKEEDKPKALFVAVNTLEDTQAVRAVAFHPTGALYAVGSNSKTLRVCAYPDAPLDTSGVSGMTKQPEVRFKRNKHHKGSIYCVAWSHCGKLLATGSNDKYVKVLPFSAETCNATGPDLEFSMHDGTIRDLAFMEGPESGGAILISAGAGDCNIYTTDCQRGQGLHALSGHTGHVLSLYTWGGWMIASGSQDKTVRFWDLRIPTCVRVVGTAFHGSGSPVASVAVDPSGRLLATGQEDSSCMLYDIRGGRVVQTYRPHSSDVRSVRFSPEAHYLLTGSYDTKVMISNLQGDLTKPLPLTLVGEHGDKVIQCRWHTHDLSFLSSSADRTVTLWTHNT